Proteins from a single region of Halichoerus grypus chromosome 13, mHalGry1.hap1.1, whole genome shotgun sequence:
- the CMKLR1 gene encoding chemerin-like receptor 1 has protein sequence MGDEDYNTSLAYDDYSDDFDPIMVLEESSPLEGKVARIFLVVVYSIVCFLGILGNGLVIIIATFKMKKTVNTVWFLNLAVADFLFNVFLPIHIAYAAMDYHWVFGTAMCKISNFLLIHNMYTSVFLLTVISFDRCISVLLPVWSQNHRSVRLAYVACVVIWVLAFFLSSPSLVFRDTARVHGKISCFNNFSLSAAASAPWPAHTRLDPVGFGRHVVVTVTRFLCGFLVPVLIITACYFTIVCKLRRNRLAKTKKPFKIIVTIIITFFLCWCPYHTLYLLELHHAAVPGSVFSLGLPLATAIAIANSCMNPILYVFMGQDFRKFKVALFSRLVNALSEDTGHSSYPSHRSFTKMSSMNERETSML, from the coding sequence ATGGGCGACGAGGATTACAACACCTCCCTCGCCTACGATGACTACTCGGATGATTTTGACCCCATCATGGTCTTGGAGGAGTCTTCTCCCCTGGAAGGCAAGGTGGCCAGGATCTTCCTGGTGGTGGTCTACAGCATCGTCTGCTTCCTCGGGATCCTGGGCAACGGGCTGGTGATCATCATCGCCACCTTCAAGATGAAGAAGACGGTGAACACTGTCTGGTTCCTCAACCTGGCCGTGGCGGACTTCCTGTTCAACGTCTTCCTCCCGATCCACATCGCCTACGCCGCCATGGACTACCACTGGGTCTTCGGGACGGCCATGTGCAAGATCAGCAACTTCCTGCTCATCCACAACATGTACACCAGCGTCTTCCTGCTGACTGTCATCAGCTTCGACCGCTGCATCTCTGTGCTCCTCCCCGTCTGGTCGCAGAACCACCGCAGTGTGCGGCTGGCCTACGTGGCCTGTGTGGTCATCTGGGTCCTGGCTTTCTTCCTGAGCTCTCCGTCCCTGGTCTTCCGGGACACGGCCCGCGTGCATGGGAAAATATCCTGCTTTAACAACTTCAGCCTGTCCGCGGCCGCCTCTGCCCCGTGGCCCGCTCACACCCGCCTGGACCCCGTGGGCTTCGGCCGGCACGTGGTGGTGACCGTCACCCGCTTCCTCTGTGGATTCCTGGTCCCCGTGCTCATCATCACGGCCTGCTATTTCACCATCGTCTGCAAGCTGCGGCGCAACCGCCTGGCCAAGACCAAGAAGCCCTTCAAGATCATCGtgaccatcatcatcaccttcttcctctgctggTGCCCCTACCACACGCTCTACCTGCTGGAGCTCCACCACGCCGCCGTGCCCGGCTCCGTCTTCAGCCTGGGTCTGCCCCTGGCCACTGCCATCGCCATCGCCAACAGCTGCATGAACCCCATTCTGTACGTCTTCATGGGCCAGGACTTCAGAAAGTTCAAGGTGGCCCTCTTTTCCCGCCTGGTCAACGCTCTGAGCGAGGACACGGGCCACTCCTCCTACCCCAGCCACAGGAGCTTTACCAAGATGTCGTCGATGAACGAGAGGGAGACCAGCATGCTTTGA